The Streptococcus oralis Uo5 genome includes a window with the following:
- a CDS encoding NAD(P)/FAD-dependent oxidoreductase: protein MKHFDTIVIGGGPAGMMATISSSFYGQKTLLIEKNRKLGKKLAGTGGGRCNVTNNGSLDDLLAGIPGNGRFLYSVFSQFDNHDIINFFTENGVKLKVEDHGRVFPATNKSRTIIEALEKKITELGGQVATQTEIVSVKKIDDQFVLKSADQNFTCDKLIVTTGGKSYPSTGSTGFGHEIARHFKHTITELEAAESPLLTDFPHKALQGISLDDVTLSYGKHVITHDLLFTHFGLSGPAALRISSFVKGGEVLSLDVLPQLSERDLAAFIEENREKSLKNALKTLLPERLADFFVKGFPEKVKQLTEKERDQLLQSIKTLKIPVTGKMSLAKSFVTKGGVSLKEINPKTLESKLVPGLHFAGEVLDINAHTGGFNITSALCTGWVAGSLHYD, encoded by the coding sequence ATGAAACATTTTGATACTATTGTCATCGGTGGAGGACCTGCGGGCATGATGGCTACCATTTCCAGTAGCTTTTATGGTCAGAAAACTCTTCTCATCGAAAAAAATCGGAAACTTGGCAAAAAATTAGCTGGAACAGGTGGGGGACGTTGCAATGTGACTAACAACGGTAGTCTAGATGACCTACTAGCTGGCATCCCTGGAAATGGACGCTTTCTATACAGTGTCTTTTCCCAGTTTGATAACCATGATATCATCAACTTTTTCACGGAAAATGGTGTTAAGCTTAAGGTCGAGGACCACGGACGTGTCTTTCCTGCTACTAACAAATCTCGAACCATTATTGAAGCCTTAGAAAAGAAAATCACTGAGCTAGGAGGTCAAGTTGCTACTCAAACAGAAATTGTTTCGGTTAAAAAGATAGACGACCAGTTTGTCCTCAAGTCCGCAGACCAAAACTTCACTTGTGACAAACTCATTGTCACAACTGGTGGTAAATCCTATCCTTCTACTGGTTCTACTGGTTTTGGACATGAAATCGCCCGTCATTTTAAACATACTATTACCGAGCTTGAGGCTGCTGAAAGTCCTTTGTTAACAGATTTTCCGCATAAGGCCTTGCAGGGAATTTCACTAGACGATGTGACCTTAAGCTACGGCAAGCATGTCATCACTCATGATCTGCTCTTTACCCACTTTGGTTTATCTGGTCCAGCTGCTCTGCGTATATCTAGCTTTGTCAAGGGCGGAGAGGTTCTCTCACTCGATGTTTTGCCTCAACTTTCTGAGAGGGACTTGGCTGCATTTATAGAAGAAAATCGGGAAAAATCCTTGAAAAATGCTTTGAAAACTTTGCTTCCGGAACGCTTGGCTGATTTTTTTGTAAAAGGATTTCCTGAAAAAGTCAAACAGCTAACTGAAAAAGAACGTGACCAACTGCTCCAGTCTATCAAGACCCTCAAAATCCCTGTGACTGGAAAAATGTCTCTTGCCAAGTCCTTTGTCACCAAAGGCGGTGTCAGTCTCAAGGAAATCAATCCCAAAACCCTTGAAAGTAAGCTGGTACCTGGCCTCCACTTTGCTGGCGAGGTACTGGATATCAATGCCCACACGGGGGGATTTAACATCACTTCTGCCCTCTGTACCGGCTGGGTGGCAGGAAGTCTGCATTATGATTAA
- a CDS encoding 8-oxo-dGTP diphosphatase: protein MNRRESVEFVNMCMIQNGDKVLVQDRVSPDWPGITFPGGHVERGESFVEAVIREVKEETGLTISKPQLCGIKNWYDDKDYRYVVLFYKTKHFTGELQSSYEGKVWWEDFDNLSHLKLATDDMSDMLRVFLEENLSEFFYYKDGDDWLYDLK from the coding sequence ATGAATAGAAGAGAATCAGTTGAATTTGTCAACATGTGTATGATTCAAAACGGAGACAAGGTTCTGGTCCAAGACAGAGTTAGCCCTGACTGGCCTGGTATTACTTTTCCTGGCGGGCATGTTGAACGTGGCGAATCCTTTGTCGAAGCTGTCATTCGTGAAGTGAAAGAAGAAACTGGTCTGACCATTTCCAAACCCCAACTCTGTGGTATCAAAAACTGGTATGATGACAAGGATTATCGTTATGTCGTCCTTTTTTACAAGACAAAACACTTTACTGGTGAACTCCAGTCTTCATACGAAGGGAAGGTTTGGTGGGAAGATTTTGACAATCTATCTCATCTAAAACTTGCTACTGATGATATGTCTGATATGCTTCGTGTTTTTTTAGAAGAGAATCTCAGTGAATTCTTTTACTATAAAGACGGTGACGACTGGCTTTATGACTTGAAGTAA
- a CDS encoding MerR family transcriptional regulator: MYHIKEAAQLSGVSVKTLHHYDKIGLLVPLKSENGYRTYSQEDLERLQVILYYKYLGFSLEKIAELLKEERTDLLPHLTRQLDYLTQERQHLDTLISTLQKTIQEQKGERKMTIEEKFTGFSYQDNQKYHQKAVEEYGQEVMDQALERQKGREDEATAAFNQVFQALAQNLKNGLAATAAENQEQAAKLLQAIRTYGFDCSIEVFGHIGKGYVYNPEFKENIDKFGSGTAQYTSDVIAAYVQINAE; encoded by the coding sequence ATGTACCATATAAAAGAAGCTGCGCAGCTTTCAGGTGTCTCTGTCAAGACCCTGCACCACTATGACAAGATAGGACTCTTGGTCCCCTTAAAGTCGGAAAACGGCTATCGAACTTACAGTCAAGAGGATTTGGAACGCCTTCAGGTCATTCTTTACTACAAATATCTAGGCTTTTCTTTAGAAAAAATAGCAGAGCTATTAAAGGAAGAAAGGACAGATTTATTGCCCCATTTGACTAGACAGTTGGACTATTTGACCCAAGAAAGACAACATCTGGATACCTTGATTTCCACCTTGCAAAAAACCATTCAAGAACAAAAAGGAGAAAGAAAAATGACCATTGAGGAAAAATTCACTGGATTTAGCTATCAAGACAATCAAAAATACCATCAAAAGGCGGTAGAAGAGTATGGACAAGAAGTCATGGATCAGGCTCTCGAGCGCCAAAAAGGTCGTGAAGATGAGGCTACGGCCGCCTTTAACCAAGTTTTTCAAGCTTTAGCTCAAAACCTTAAAAATGGACTAGCTGCAACAGCAGCTGAAAACCAAGAGCAAGCAGCTAAGCTCTTGCAAGCCATTCGCACTTATGGATTTGACTGCTCTATTGAGGTATTCGGTCATATCGGTAAAGGTTACGTCTACAACCCAGAGTTTAAGGAAAACATTGACAAGTTTGGTTCTGGAACAGCCCAGTACACATCAGATGTCATTGCTGCTTACGTTCAGATAAATGCAGAATAA
- a CDS encoding sodium-dependent transporter — protein sequence MSEKSQWGSKLGFILASAGSAIGLGAVWKFPYMTAANGGGGFLLVFLISTILIGFPLLLAEFALGRSAGVSAIKTFGKLGNNSKYNFIGWIGAFALFILLSFYSVIGGWILVYLGIEFGKLFQLSGTGDYAQLFTSIISNPAIALGAQAAFILLNIFIVSRGVQKGIERASKVMMPLLFIIFVVIIGRSLSLPNAMEGVLYFLKPDFSKLTSAGLLYALGQSFFALSLGVTAMLTYASYLDKKTNLVQSGISIVAMNISVSIMAGLAIFPAMSAFNIQSEGGPSLLFIVLPQLFDKMPFGTIFYILFLLLFLFATVTSSVVMLEINVGNITNQDNSKRAKWSAILGILTFAFGIPSALSYGVMADIHIFGKTFFDAMDFLVSNLLMPFGALCLSLFTGYIFKKALAMEELHLDERVWKQGLFQVWLFLLRFIIPIIIIVVFIAQFM from the coding sequence ATGTCAGAAAAATCACAATGGGGATCGAAACTAGGCTTTATTCTAGCATCTGCTGGCTCAGCCATCGGGCTTGGTGCCGTTTGGAAGTTTCCCTATATGACTGCTGCTAATGGCGGAGGAGGCTTTTTGTTGGTCTTTCTCATTTCCACTATTTTAATCGGTTTCCCGCTCCTGCTTGCTGAATTTGCCCTTGGTCGTAGTGCTGGCGTTTCCGCTATCAAAACCTTTGGAAAACTGGGCAACAATAGCAAATACAATTTTATTGGTTGGATTGGTGCCTTTGCCCTCTTTATCCTCCTATCCTTTTACAGTGTCATTGGAGGATGGATTCTAGTCTATCTAGGCATTGAGTTTGGAAAATTGTTCCAACTTAGCGGAACGGGTGATTATGCTCAGTTATTTACTTCAATCATTTCAAATCCAGCCATTGCCCTAGGAGCTCAAGCTGCCTTTATCTTATTGAATATCTTTATTGTATCACGTGGGGTCCAAAAAGGGATCGAAAGAGCTTCGAAAGTCATGATGCCCCTGCTCTTTATCATTTTTGTCGTGATCATTGGGCGCTCTCTCAGTTTGCCAAATGCCATGGAAGGCGTTCTCTACTTCCTCAAACCAGACTTTTCAAAACTGACCAGTGCTGGTCTCCTCTATGCTCTGGGACAATCTTTCTTTGCCCTCTCACTAGGGGTTACAGCCATGCTGACCTATGCGTCCTACTTGGACAAGAAAACCAATCTAGTCCAATCAGGAATCTCCATTGTAGCCATGAACATCTCGGTATCCATCATGGCAGGTCTAGCCATTTTCCCAGCCATGTCAGCCTTCAACATCCAGTCTGAAGGGGGACCAAGCCTGCTCTTTATCGTCTTGCCTCAACTCTTTGACAAGATGCCTTTTGGAACCATTTTCTATATCCTCTTCCTCTTGCTCTTCCTCTTTGCGACGGTCACTTCTTCTGTCGTGATGCTGGAGATCAATGTGGGAAATATCACCAATCAGGACAACAGCAAGCGTGCCAAATGGAGTGCCATTTTAGGAATCTTGACCTTCGCCTTTGGAATTCCTTCAGCCCTATCCTATGGAGTTATGGCAGATATTCATATTTTTGGAAAGACCTTCTTTGATGCCATGGATTTCTTGGTTTCCAATCTCCTCATGCCATTTGGAGCTCTCTGCCTGTCACTTTTTACAGGCTACATCTTTAAAAAGGCCCTTGCCATGGAGGAACTCCATCTTGATGAAAGAGTATGGAAACAAGGACTTTTCCAAGTTTGGCTTTTCCTTCTTCGTTTTATCATTCCTATCATCATCATCGTGGTCTTTATCGCCCAATTTATGTAA